A genomic region of Pyramidobacter porci contains the following coding sequences:
- a CDS encoding biotin/lipoyl-containing protein has product MSMYKITVNGKSYDVNVEPLAGAAPVAAPQAVPAAAAPAAAPVAVTAPKAAPAPVAAPAAAAPAGSTEVTAPMPGKVLRVLAKVGDTVTANDNLLILEAMKMENEIPAGRDGKVLEVRVNEGSAVNSGDVLVVIG; this is encoded by the coding sequence ATGTCGATGTATAAGATTACCGTGAATGGCAAGTCCTATGACGTAAACGTCGAGCCTCTTGCTGGCGCCGCTCCTGTCGCGGCGCCTCAGGCGGTTCCCGCTGCGGCGGCGCCCGCTGCTGCTCCTGTTGCAGTTACCGCGCCCAAGGCGGCGCCCGCTCCGGTGGCGGCGCCGGCCGCTGCCGCTCCGGCGGGCAGCACGGAAGTGACGGCGCCTATGCCCGGCAAAGTCCTGCGCGTCCTTGCCAAGGTGGGCGACACCGTGACGGCCAATGACAATCTTCTGATCCTCGAGGCCATGAAGATGGAAAACGAAATTCCCGCCGGCCGCGACGGCAAGGTGCTGGAGGTCCGCGTGAACGAAGGCTCGGCCGTGAACAGCGGCGACGTTCTCGTGGTTATTGGCTGA